A DNA window from Janibacter sp. A1S7 contains the following coding sequences:
- a CDS encoding YkvA family protein, with amino-acid sequence MPVGPSTYRAARLAHALREASATPGAPSLWARMRAVPRMVRAVRSGQYTGLTSTRLMMLLAGIGYVVSPIDLVPEGLLLVVGLVDDVLVIGWVATVLLRETEDFIVWERDAAAWAAQHGRDHADRGARTVPSYVVPD; translated from the coding sequence ATGCCCGTCGGCCCCAGCACGTACCGAGCTGCCCGCCTCGCCCACGCCCTGCGCGAGGCATCCGCGACCCCGGGAGCCCCGAGCCTGTGGGCGCGGATGCGCGCCGTCCCACGGATGGTCCGGGCCGTGCGGTCGGGGCAGTACACCGGCCTGACCTCGACGCGGCTGATGATGCTGCTCGCCGGGATCGGGTACGTCGTCTCGCCGATCGACCTCGTCCCCGAGGGCCTCCTGCTCGTGGTCGGCCTCGTCGACGACGTCCTCGTCATCGGGTGGGTTGCCACCGTGCTCCTGCGCGAGACGGAGGACTTCATCGTCTGGGAGCGGGACGCCGCCGCGTGGGCGGCACAGCACGGCCGGGATCACGCCGACCGTGGGGCGCGGACGGTGCCCTCCTACGTCGTCCCGGACTGA
- a CDS encoding DUF4192 domain-containing protein — MTTTVRPRDPAELAVLLPYQLGYHPGPSVVVTVLHDKRLGLVQRHDLHTDPDECRDAARQAMAIVAREAATAVIVIAHEDGVGDSDPLSEAMLEAAVAEGLHVHERVVVRDGRWYSPDCRQSCCPEGGQPLPRPEDVPAIAAFVHAGVAPLPSREAIVAGVLPERDEERARSVSLRLASLGYTGSTQIFGGGPTRPPVHWLDRGEDVLAWWTLLLDPRPDAMAVELFGDEALAWLAASLHDVIWRDALMGILCPGAMPMAESVGPETDAAMLAARWCPWLTDDDGPDASPQQWHEEVLAVRSRLIELTRLLPSGATPPVLTLVAHLAWWVGDGTIAGICLQRALEIDPDHRLAELMLRLLSAGVRPWDRPGGPVAGEAA; from the coding sequence ATGACAACGACAGTTCGCCCCCGTGACCCTGCCGAGCTCGCCGTGCTGCTCCCGTACCAACTCGGTTACCACCCCGGACCCTCGGTCGTCGTGACCGTCCTGCACGACAAGCGGCTGGGGCTCGTCCAGCGCCATGACCTACACACCGACCCTGACGAGTGCCGTGACGCTGCCCGGCAGGCGATGGCGATCGTCGCCCGCGAGGCGGCGACCGCGGTGATCGTCATCGCCCACGAGGACGGTGTCGGGGACTCGGACCCCTTGTCGGAGGCCATGCTCGAGGCCGCTGTGGCAGAAGGACTCCACGTCCACGAGCGGGTCGTGGTGCGTGACGGCCGGTGGTACTCGCCCGACTGCCGGCAGAGCTGCTGCCCCGAGGGCGGGCAGCCCCTCCCGCGGCCGGAGGACGTGCCGGCGATCGCGGCCTTCGTCCACGCCGGTGTCGCGCCCCTGCCCAGCCGCGAGGCGATCGTCGCGGGAGTGCTGCCCGAGCGGGACGAGGAGCGGGCCCGCTCCGTCAGCCTGCGCCTTGCCTCGCTCGGGTACACCGGCAGCACGCAGATTTTCGGTGGTGGGCCGACCCGTCCCCCGGTGCACTGGCTGGACCGGGGCGAGGACGTCCTCGCGTGGTGGACCCTGCTTCTCGACCCGCGTCCGGACGCCATGGCCGTCGAGCTGTTCGGTGACGAGGCGCTGGCGTGGCTGGCGGCCTCGCTCCACGACGTGATCTGGCGGGACGCCCTCATGGGCATCCTGTGCCCGGGAGCGATGCCGATGGCCGAGAGCGTGGGTCCGGAGACCGACGCCGCGATGCTCGCCGCGCGGTGGTGCCCGTGGCTCACCGACGACGACGGGCCGGACGCCTCGCCCCAGCAGTGGCACGAGGAGGTGCTCGCCGTGCGCTCACGTCTGATCGAGCTGACCCGACTGCTGCCGTCGGGGGCGACGCCGCCGGTCCTGACCCTGGTCGCCCACCTCGCCTGGTGGGTGGGGGACGGGACGATCGCCGGCATCTGCCTGCAGCGGGCGCTCGAGATCGACCCGGACCACCGCCTCGCCGAACTGATGCTGCGTCTGCTCTCCGCAGGGGTGCGGCCCTGGGACCGACCCGGCGGCCCGGTCGCGGGGGAGGCCGCCTGA
- the metX gene encoding homoserine O-acetyltransferase MetX produces the protein MSVTTRPPTSSGSWRDGDHPGRRKFVTIGDLDLESGDRLPDVVLAYETWGRLNEARDNAILVEHALTGDSHVVGPAGPGHPTAGWWPDLIGSGAPLDTDELFVVAINVLGGCQGSTGPGAPAADGRAWGSRFPRVSIRDQVSAEARLADELGIRTWHTVIGGSMGGMRTLEWVASYPDRVATAVALATSGYATAEQIGWSQAQILAIRNDPWFAGGDYYDQPQGPEVGLGIARRIAHITYRSEPELHQRFDRDVRDEPAGDNGRPRYAVESYLDHHGGKLAGRFDANSYAVLSEAMNSHDLARGREDLREALAPFAGRLIVAPVDSDRLYPPRLSEELAEAKPGAELVTITSVVGHDGFLTEVDQVADLLRSVVVAPGRR, from the coding sequence ATGAGCGTGACCACCAGGCCCCCGACGTCCTCGGGTTCCTGGCGAGACGGAGACCACCCCGGCCGCCGGAAGTTCGTCACCATCGGTGACCTCGACCTCGAGTCCGGCGACCGGTTGCCCGATGTGGTCCTCGCCTACGAGACGTGGGGTCGACTCAACGAGGCCCGCGACAACGCGATCCTCGTCGAGCACGCCCTCACCGGAGACAGCCACGTCGTCGGGCCGGCCGGTCCCGGCCACCCGACGGCCGGCTGGTGGCCCGACCTCATCGGCTCCGGTGCGCCACTGGACACCGACGAGCTCTTCGTGGTCGCGATCAATGTCCTCGGTGGGTGCCAGGGCAGCACCGGCCCCGGCGCCCCGGCCGCCGACGGTCGGGCGTGGGGGAGCCGATTCCCCCGGGTGAGCATCCGCGACCAGGTCAGCGCCGAGGCGAGACTGGCCGACGAGCTGGGTATCCGGACGTGGCACACCGTCATCGGTGGGTCCATGGGCGGCATGCGCACCCTCGAGTGGGTCGCGAGCTATCCCGACCGCGTCGCCACCGCGGTGGCACTGGCGACGAGCGGCTACGCGACGGCCGAGCAGATCGGCTGGAGCCAGGCGCAGATCCTCGCGATCCGCAACGACCCGTGGTTCGCGGGCGGCGACTACTACGACCAGCCGCAGGGGCCCGAGGTCGGCCTGGGCATCGCCCGGCGCATCGCGCACATCACCTACCGCAGCGAGCCCGAGCTGCACCAGCGCTTCGACCGCGACGTGCGGGACGAGCCCGCCGGGGACAACGGTCGACCGCGCTACGCCGTCGAGAGCTACCTCGACCACCACGGCGGCAAGCTCGCCGGTCGCTTCGACGCCAACTCCTACGCCGTGCTGTCCGAGGCGATGAACTCCCACGACCTCGCCCGCGGACGCGAGGATCTGCGCGAGGCCCTCGCCCCCTTCGCCGGCCGTCTGATCGTGGCCCCGGTCGACTCCGACCGGCTCTACCCGCCGCGCCTGTCCGAGGAACTCGCCGAGGCCAAGCCGGGCGCCGAGCTGGTGACGATCACCTCCGTGGTGGGCCATGACGGGTTCCTCACGGAGGTGGACCAGGTTGCCGACCTGCTGCGGTCCGTCGTGGTCGCGCCAGGCAGGCGCTGA
- a CDS encoding universal stress protein, whose protein sequence is MIVVGYVSTKEGEAALERAFEECKLRNEPLTVIHSDRGGAGLSGDAARKNDSDLRRVGARLEDADVKGEVRGLVRGKEPAEDLIAVAEETDASLIIIGLRRRTPVGKLILGSNAQRVLLDAPCDVLAVKAAAR, encoded by the coding sequence ATGATCGTCGTCGGATACGTGTCGACCAAGGAGGGCGAGGCCGCGCTCGAGCGAGCCTTCGAGGAGTGCAAGCTGCGCAATGAGCCGCTCACCGTCATCCACTCCGATCGCGGCGGTGCCGGTCTCAGCGGCGACGCGGCCCGCAAGAACGACAGCGACCTGCGCCGTGTCGGGGCCCGCCTCGAGGACGCCGACGTCAAGGGTGAGGTCCGCGGGCTCGTGCGTGGCAAGGAGCCGGCCGAGGACCTCATCGCCGTTGCCGAGGAGACCGACGCATCGCTGATCATCATCGGCCTGCGTCGCCGCACGCCCGTCGGCAAGCTGATCCTCGGCTCCAACGCGCAGCGTGTCCTGCTCGACGCGCCGTGCGACGTGCTCGCCGTGAAGGCGGCCGCCCGCTGA
- a CDS encoding RNA polymerase sigma factor translates to MTAVSPRSDGAQGSLPKEFSHPALQELVRQGHTAGLVTPDQLQIAFSEAKISPSRGKAVLRALDDQGIEVQVPKSIAAKKTAKKAPAKKAAAAKKTETPAKKASATKAGTSTKTAAKKTTDAQADETPAKKTSATKAASKKTTATPTSTKAAAKKTTAKKTAATKTTAAAAAAPPKKVAPAKQAAAKKAAAKSAASNPTTTTAEEPEEGEDEVLGEDPKDTSRTKRDETDEKGGFVISNDDEGDAPAQQVVTAGATADPVKDYLKQIGKVALLNAEQEVELAKRIEAGLFAEEKLATAEKIDMKFKRELWWISQDGKNAKNHLLEANLRLVVSLAKRYTGRGMLFLDLIQEGNLGLIRAVEKFDYTKGYKFSTYATWWIRQAITRAMADQARTIRIPVHMVEVINKLARVQRQMLQDLGREPTPEELAKELDMTPEKVVEVQKYGREPISLHTPLGEDGDSEFGDLIEDSEAVVPADAVSFTLLQEQLHSVLDTLSEREAGVVSMRFGLTDGQPKTLDEIGKVYGVTRERIRQIESKTMSKLRHPSRSQVLRDYLD, encoded by the coding sequence GTGACTGCTGTGTCCCCACGGTCCGATGGGGCGCAGGGCTCCCTCCCCAAGGAGTTCTCGCACCCGGCGCTCCAGGAGCTGGTGCGCCAAGGACACACCGCAGGACTGGTCACGCCGGACCAGCTGCAGATTGCATTCAGCGAAGCCAAGATCAGCCCCAGCCGGGGAAAGGCCGTCCTGCGTGCGCTCGACGACCAGGGAATTGAGGTTCAGGTGCCAAAGTCCATAGCCGCGAAGAAGACGGCCAAGAAGGCCCCCGCGAAGAAGGCCGCGGCTGCCAAGAAGACGGAGACGCCGGCGAAGAAGGCGAGTGCCACGAAGGCCGGCACGAGCACGAAGACCGCCGCGAAGAAGACCACGGACGCCCAGGCCGACGAGACGCCCGCGAAGAAGACGAGCGCCACGAAGGCCGCCTCGAAGAAGACCACGGCCACCCCGACGAGCACGAAGGCTGCGGCCAAGAAGACCACCGCGAAGAAGACGGCTGCCACCAAGACGACTGCGGCCGCCGCCGCAGCCCCGCCGAAGAAGGTCGCGCCCGCCAAGCAGGCCGCCGCGAAGAAGGCCGCGGCCAAGAGCGCCGCCTCCAACCCGACGACCACCACGGCCGAGGAGCCCGAAGAGGGCGAGGACGAGGTACTCGGCGAGGACCCCAAGGACACCTCCCGGACCAAGCGTGACGAGACCGACGAGAAGGGCGGCTTCGTCATCAGCAACGATGACGAGGGCGACGCCCCCGCACAGCAGGTCGTCACCGCCGGCGCCACCGCGGACCCGGTCAAGGACTACCTGAAGCAGATCGGCAAGGTCGCCCTGCTCAACGCCGAGCAGGAGGTCGAGCTCGCCAAGCGCATCGAGGCCGGTCTCTTCGCGGAGGAGAAGCTGGCCACCGCCGAGAAGATCGACATGAAGTTCAAGCGCGAGCTTTGGTGGATCTCCCAGGACGGCAAGAACGCGAAGAACCATCTCCTCGAGGCCAACCTGCGTCTCGTCGTCTCACTCGCCAAGCGCTACACCGGTCGCGGGATGCTCTTCCTCGACCTGATCCAGGAGGGCAACCTCGGCCTGATCCGTGCGGTCGAGAAGTTCGACTACACGAAGGGCTACAAGTTCTCCACCTACGCGACGTGGTGGATCCGGCAGGCGATCACCCGCGCGATGGCCGACCAGGCCCGCACCATCCGCATCCCGGTGCACATGGTCGAGGTCATCAACAAGCTCGCTCGCGTGCAGCGCCAGATGCTCCAGGACCTCGGCCGCGAGCCCACCCCGGAAGAGCTGGCCAAGGAGCTGGACATGACCCCGGAGAAGGTCGTCGAGGTCCAGAAGTACGGTCGCGAGCCGATCTCGCTGCACACCCCCCTCGGCGAGGACGGTGACTCCGAGTTCGGTGACCTCATCGAGGACTCCGAGGCGGTCGTGCCGGCCGATGCGGTCAGCTTCACCCTCCTGCAGGAGCAGCTGCACTCGGTCCTGGACACCCTCAGCGAGCGCGAGGCCGGCGTGGTCTCGATGCGCTTCGGCCTGACCGACGGCCAGCCGAAGACCCTCGACGAGATCGGCAAGGTCTACGGGGTCACCCGGGAGCGCATCCGCCAGATCGAGAGCAAGACGATGAGCAAGCTGCGCCACCCGAGCCGTTCGCAGGTCCTGCGCGACTACCTGGACTGA
- a CDS encoding DUF3488 and transglutaminase-like domain-containing protein, translating into MTSQTHGVAASLAAMATIVVAMPLTAFFRDSAWLPPAVLGVLLVTVTGIVLRRLTRRAGVTILGQLLVGTTYVLATQLGGTTVYGAVPTARTVPRLLNYVHDARETITTYAAPAPESPGVTVMLVIIVVVVGLAVDMSAATAAAPSVAGLPLLSLFLVSAANSGGALPWGWFAVGAVLWLAMVALQSDRELREWTTAVPRMTGGSDVADVAERSSRWQAVQLTAVCLAGAVLIPAALPHLPTRYVLDGLGAGGAGSARSTDGIRLSTELDLKRSLTSPSEEPVLRYTTDDPTPEPLRIAVVTDFEDGFGRMRSDALPPRAGFRLPAPAPAADDSISREDRTITVGANGVAAPQIALPRHPTTVDVGGIPWALGTDGTARVQRTPSSYSSTYVELDPQEEDFGTGGSQSSADAGAYTDENLALDPASAEAIHELALSLVPEDADDLGAAQAFQEYLRGSQFTYDLEIPDPPGSPDDPILSFLETKVGYCQQFASTMTLLARAHGIPARVVVGFLSGTASGTDERVIRASDAHAWPELYFPGVGWTRFEPTPGARAASVPSYSIAIERDGVEPTDESTTTSESATTTTTQASPTPQDPTATDQPGEAETFPWRTWLLGLLLVVAALGLMPVSAWVARRRDRATADDAAARIETEWQDLLERLADLGLRPPVGATPHRVGDWVSRHGYLDEPTREQLDHVVLTVERARYGRPDQQLPDIRAEVSAIVGEVRGQRMTSSRLKASLWPRAGVEAWLSLPQRLAEAARRR; encoded by the coding sequence ATGACCTCGCAGACGCACGGTGTCGCCGCGTCGCTCGCGGCCATGGCCACCATCGTCGTCGCGATGCCGCTGACGGCATTCTTCAGGGACTCCGCGTGGCTGCCGCCAGCAGTGCTCGGTGTCCTCCTCGTCACGGTCACCGGCATCGTGCTGCGTCGGCTCACGCGACGGGCCGGGGTGACCATCCTCGGTCAACTCCTGGTGGGGACGACGTACGTCCTGGCCACCCAGCTCGGTGGAACCACCGTCTACGGGGCCGTGCCGACCGCCAGGACGGTGCCGCGTCTGCTCAACTACGTGCACGACGCCCGGGAGACGATCACCACCTACGCGGCCCCCGCCCCGGAGAGTCCCGGGGTGACCGTGATGCTCGTCATCATCGTCGTCGTCGTCGGGCTGGCCGTCGACATGTCGGCAGCGACGGCCGCGGCACCCTCGGTCGCGGGGCTCCCGCTGCTCTCCCTCTTCCTCGTCTCCGCGGCCAACTCCGGCGGCGCCCTGCCCTGGGGCTGGTTCGCCGTGGGTGCCGTGCTGTGGTTGGCGATGGTGGCCCTCCAGTCCGACCGGGAGCTGCGGGAGTGGACGACGGCCGTCCCGCGCATGACAGGTGGCTCGGACGTGGCGGACGTCGCCGAACGATCGTCGCGGTGGCAGGCCGTTCAGCTGACCGCGGTCTGCCTTGCCGGCGCCGTGCTGATCCCGGCGGCCCTGCCCCACCTGCCCACGCGCTACGTCCTCGACGGGCTCGGAGCGGGAGGTGCCGGATCGGCCCGCTCCACCGACGGCATCCGCCTGTCGACCGAGCTCGACCTCAAGCGCAGCCTCACCTCGCCGAGCGAGGAACCGGTGCTGCGGTACACGACCGACGACCCGACGCCGGAACCGTTGCGGATCGCTGTGGTCACGGACTTCGAGGACGGCTTCGGGCGGATGCGCTCGGACGCGCTCCCGCCGCGCGCGGGCTTCCGGCTGCCTGCCCCGGCCCCCGCCGCCGACGACAGCATCTCCCGGGAGGACCGCACCATCACCGTCGGGGCCAACGGTGTGGCCGCCCCGCAGATCGCGCTGCCGCGCCACCCCACCACGGTCGACGTCGGTGGCATCCCGTGGGCGCTCGGCACCGACGGGACCGCCCGGGTCCAACGCACCCCGAGCAGCTATTCGAGCACCTACGTCGAGCTGGACCCGCAGGAGGAGGACTTCGGCACGGGCGGGTCGCAGTCCTCGGCCGACGCCGGTGCGTACACCGATGAGAACCTCGCGCTCGACCCCGCGTCGGCCGAGGCGATCCACGAGCTGGCCCTCTCTCTCGTCCCGGAGGATGCCGACGACCTGGGAGCGGCCCAGGCGTTCCAGGAGTACCTGCGCGGGTCGCAGTTCACGTACGACCTGGAGATCCCCGACCCCCCGGGATCCCCCGACGACCCGATCCTGTCCTTCCTCGAGACGAAGGTCGGCTACTGCCAGCAGTTCGCCTCGACCATGACCCTGCTCGCACGGGCCCACGGCATTCCCGCCCGGGTGGTCGTCGGTTTCCTGTCCGGCACGGCGTCGGGCACCGACGAGCGCGTGATCCGCGCGAGCGACGCCCACGCCTGGCCGGAGCTGTACTTCCCGGGAGTCGGGTGGACGCGCTTCGAGCCGACCCCGGGTGCCCGCGCCGCGAGCGTGCCGTCGTACTCCATCGCCATCGAGCGTGACGGAGTCGAGCCCACGGACGAATCGACGACCACGAGCGAGAGCGCGACCACCACGACGACGCAGGCGTCACCGACGCCGCAGGACCCGACCGCGACCGACCAGCCCGGCGAGGCGGAGACCTTCCCGTGGCGCACGTGGCTGCTCGGCCTCCTGCTCGTCGTGGCCGCCCTGGGTCTCATGCCGGTCAGCGCGTGGGTGGCGCGCCGACGCGACCGTGCCACGGCCGACGACGCCGCGGCCCGGATCGAGACGGAGTGGCAGGACCTGCTCGAGCGGCTCGCCGACCTGGGTCTGCGCCCGCCCGTGGGGGCCACACCACACCGCGTCGGTGACTGGGTCAGCCGTCACGGCTACCTCGACGAGCCGACCCGTGAGCAGCTCGACCACGTCGTGCTGACCGTGGAGCGGGCGCGCTACGGTCGTCCCGACCAGCAGCTGCCCGACATCCGCGCAGAGGTCTCCGCGATCGTCGGGGAGGTCCGCGGGCAACGGATGACGAGCTCACGCCTGAAGGCGAGCCTGTGGCCCCGCGCCGGTGTCGAGGCCTGGCTGTCGCTGCCGCAGCGACTGGCCGAGGCGGCCCGCCGGCGCTGA
- a CDS encoding DUF58 domain-containing protein codes for MTLRGRVFVGAGALIALCGMALGLHDLTRIGALLVVLLLLASLLTRRPVSLEAGRSLSPARVPIDGHADVTLTVRNTGRTTSPLLRAEEGLAYALGDRPHLLIPRLRRDEERALHYRVRSHVRGHHTIGPLSVRVSDPFGLTTRSVAVPGHDALVVLPRTLPLLPVLGVPGGSGGESASSPRMALHGEDDFGVREYRIGDDLRRIHWRSTARTGETMVRQDEEPTRRRALVVLDDRACVHAGTGNGGSFEWSVTAAASITALLLGERFEVHLHLASDEGGRAVPLENLDLALDRLAAVQPAERTSAQHMVEALEDFAQHGGGIVVCVIGALTQEDAELCAARAAHGLALVVDRGGFGSGSTDAADLTAQRLALGGWHSSVVHPGDQLPRLWEQLVVGRAAHR; via the coding sequence ATGACCCTCCGTGGACGCGTCTTCGTCGGGGCGGGGGCGCTCATCGCCCTCTGCGGCATGGCCCTCGGGCTGCACGACCTGACGAGGATCGGGGCCCTGCTCGTCGTCCTGCTCCTGCTGGCCTCCCTCCTGACCCGACGCCCCGTCTCGCTCGAGGCGGGCCGCTCCCTCTCCCCCGCCCGCGTCCCGATCGACGGGCACGCCGACGTCACGCTCACGGTCCGCAACACCGGCCGGACCACCTCCCCCCTGCTGCGTGCCGAGGAGGGTCTGGCGTACGCCCTGGGCGACCGGCCGCACCTGCTGATCCCCCGGCTGCGGCGGGACGAGGAGCGCGCGCTGCACTACCGGGTGCGCTCCCACGTGCGCGGCCACCACACCATCGGACCGCTGTCCGTGCGCGTGAGCGACCCCTTCGGCCTGACCACCCGCTCGGTCGCCGTCCCGGGCCACGACGCGCTCGTCGTCCTGCCGCGCACCCTGCCCCTGCTCCCCGTCCTGGGCGTGCCCGGAGGCAGCGGCGGTGAGTCGGCGTCGTCACCGCGGATGGCGCTGCACGGCGAGGACGACTTCGGGGTGCGCGAGTACCGGATCGGCGACGACCTGCGTCGCATCCACTGGCGCTCCACCGCCCGCACCGGGGAGACGATGGTGCGACAGGACGAGGAGCCCACCCGGCGTCGCGCCCTGGTCGTCCTCGACGACCGCGCCTGCGTGCACGCCGGGACCGGCAACGGAGGTTCCTTCGAGTGGTCCGTCACCGCCGCCGCGTCCATCACGGCGCTGCTGCTCGGGGAGCGCTTCGAGGTCCACCTGCACCTCGCCTCCGACGAGGGCGGGCGAGCCGTCCCGCTGGAGAACCTCGACCTCGCCCTCGACCGGCTGGCCGCCGTGCAGCCGGCAGAGCGGACATCGGCGCAGCACATGGTCGAGGCGCTCGAGGACTTCGCCCAGCACGGTGGTGGGATCGTCGTCTGCGTCATCGGCGCGCTCACCCAGGAGGACGCCGAGCTGTGTGCCGCACGCGCCGCGCACGGGCTGGCCCTGGTCGTCGACCGGGGTGGTTTCGGTTCGGGCAGCACCGACGCCGCCGACCTGACCGCGCAGCGGCTGGCCCTCGGCGGATGGCACAGCTCGGTCGTGCACCCCGGTGACCAGCTCCCCCGGCTGTGGGAGCAGCTGGTGGTCGGACGGGCGGCGCACCGATGA
- a CDS encoding AAA family ATPase, translating to MTLSREGTAPAQRPSEDLEHVVAVGTRLAEAMNGVIEGKPDVVRTAITVLLAGGHLLIEDVPGVGKTMLAKTLARSIDASVRRVQFTPDLLPSDITGVSIYNQESRHFEFRPGAVFANVVVGDEINRASPKAQSALLECMEEAQVTVDGTTYQLPDPFIIMATQNPVEMEGTYPLPEAQRDRFMARLSVGYPTAAAEVDLLDHHGARSPLDGLEPVTDAEGIVRLVRAVRTVYASTAVRQYVVDLAAATRTSSQIRLGASPRATLHLLRAARAHAALTGRDHVLPDDVQALATVVLEHRLLLSSEARLARHSATDVVAEIVDRTRVPGPR from the coding sequence GTGACGCTGAGCAGGGAAGGCACTGCTCCCGCGCAGAGGCCGAGCGAGGACCTCGAGCACGTCGTGGCGGTGGGCACGCGGCTGGCCGAGGCGATGAACGGCGTCATCGAGGGCAAGCCGGACGTCGTGCGCACCGCGATCACCGTCCTCCTGGCGGGAGGACACCTGCTCATCGAGGACGTGCCCGGCGTCGGCAAGACGATGCTGGCCAAGACCCTCGCCCGCAGCATCGACGCCTCGGTGCGGCGGGTGCAGTTCACCCCGGACCTGCTGCCGAGCGACATCACCGGCGTGAGCATCTACAACCAGGAGTCCCGGCACTTCGAGTTCCGCCCCGGAGCCGTCTTCGCCAACGTCGTCGTCGGTGACGAGATCAACCGTGCCTCGCCCAAGGCGCAGTCGGCCCTCCTGGAGTGCATGGAGGAGGCACAGGTGACCGTCGACGGGACCACCTACCAGCTCCCCGACCCCTTCATCATCATGGCCACGCAGAACCCGGTGGAGATGGAGGGCACCTACCCCCTTCCCGAGGCCCAGCGCGACCGCTTCATGGCCCGCCTGTCCGTGGGGTACCCGACGGCCGCCGCCGAGGTCGACCTGCTCGACCACCACGGGGCGCGATCCCCGCTGGACGGGCTCGAGCCGGTGACCGACGCCGAGGGGATCGTCCGGCTCGTGCGCGCCGTCCGCACCGTGTACGCCTCCACCGCCGTGCGGCAGTACGTCGTCGACCTCGCCGCCGCCACCCGCACCAGCTCCCAGATCCGCCTCGGCGCGTCGCCCCGCGCCACCCTGCACCTGCTGCGGGCCGCTCGCGCACACGCCGCCCTCACCGGACGTGACCACGTGCTGCCGGACGACGTCCAGGCGCTGGCCACCGTCGTGCTCGAGCACCGACTGCTGCTGAGCAGCGAGGCCCGGCTCGCCCGCCACTCCGCCACCGACGTCGTCGCCGAGATCGTGGACCGCACGCGAGTGCCCGGCCCCCGCTGA
- the mraZ gene encoding division/cell wall cluster transcriptional repressor MraZ, translated as MFLGTHTPRLDEKGRLFLPAKFRDKLAGGLVMTRGQERCLYVFPMDEFVKVTQTFQQAPTSSKAARDYMRVFLSGASDEIPDKQGRVTVPSALREYAGLDRDCTVIGAGSRVEVWDTAAWNEYLASTEQAFADQSEEVIPGLM; from the coding sequence ATGTTTCTCGGGACGCACACCCCTCGTCTCGACGAGAAGGGGCGCCTCTTCCTCCCCGCGAAGTTCCGCGACAAGCTCGCCGGTGGACTCGTGATGACGCGCGGCCAGGAACGCTGTCTCTACGTCTTCCCCATGGACGAGTTCGTCAAGGTCACGCAGACCTTCCAGCAGGCCCCCACCTCCAGCAAGGCCGCCCGCGACTACATGCGCGTCTTCCTCTCCGGCGCGAGCGACGAGATCCCCGACAAGCAGGGCCGGGTCACCGTGCCCTCCGCGCTGCGCGAGTACGCCGGCCTCGACCGCGACTGCACCGTCATCGGGGCCGGCTCCCGGGTCGAGGTCTGGGACACCGCCGCGTGGAACGAGTACCTGGCCAGCACCGAGCAGGCCTTCGCCGACCAGTCCGAGGAGGTGATCCCCGGACTCATGTGA